The following coding sequences are from one uncultured Tateyamaria sp. window:
- a CDS encoding DMT family transporter, which translates to MKAPTTQNKPGTAIALKLMAVFLFMVMAAMIKVATQNVPPGQAVFFRSLFAMPIIIAWIWRAGEMREALTPKNLRGHIWRGLFGTTAMALTFAGLGLLPLPEVTAIGYATPMFTVILAAIMLGERIRLFRISAVALGLVGVMIVIWPRLSLDDIGTAGTIGALFVLGASILRAFVQIHIRTLVKTEHTAAIVFYFSLTATVLSLLSLPFGWVVPAGTDLILLVGAGLIGGVAQIMVTASYRFGAASMLAPFDYTSLIFAALIGYLIFAELPTVETVIGASLVVLGGVIIIWRERQLGGGRSRARAVTDPKG; encoded by the coding sequence ATGAAAGCTCCCACCACCCAAAACAAACCCGGCACCGCCATCGCACTGAAGCTGATGGCGGTGTTTCTGTTCATGGTGATGGCGGCAATGATCAAGGTTGCGACGCAGAACGTTCCGCCCGGTCAGGCGGTATTCTTCCGTTCCTTGTTCGCCATGCCGATCATCATCGCCTGGATCTGGCGGGCCGGAGAGATGCGCGAGGCGCTCACGCCCAAGAACCTCAGGGGCCATATCTGGCGCGGTTTGTTCGGCACCACGGCCATGGCACTGACCTTTGCGGGCCTTGGTCTGCTGCCCCTGCCCGAAGTCACCGCCATTGGCTACGCCACGCCCATGTTCACGGTCATTCTGGCCGCCATCATGCTGGGCGAACGCATCCGGCTGTTCCGCATCAGTGCCGTCGCGTTGGGCCTTGTGGGAGTCATGATCGTGATCTGGCCACGTCTGTCCCTGGATGACATCGGAACTGCGGGCACGATCGGGGCCCTGTTCGTTCTGGGCGCATCCATCCTGCGCGCGTTCGTGCAAATCCACATCCGCACATTGGTCAAGACCGAGCACACGGCAGCCATCGTCTTTTACTTTTCACTGACCGCAACGGTGCTGAGCTTGCTCAGCCTGCCATTTGGATGGGTTGTCCCCGCGGGGACAGATCTGATCCTGCTGGTCGGCGCAGGTTTGATCGGGGGTGTCGCACAGATCATGGTAACGGCCAGCTACCGCTTTGGCGCGGCGTCCATGCTGGCACCGTTTGACTACACATCGCTGATCTTTGCCGCGCTCATCGGCTACCTGATCTTTGCCGAACTGCCCACGGTCGAGACGGTGATCGGCGCATCACTCGTGGTGCTGGGCGGCGTGATCATCATCTGGCGCGAACGGCAACTCGGTGGCGGGCGCAGCCGGGCACGAGCGGTGACAGATCCGAAAGGGTGA
- a CDS encoding phosphatase domain-containing protein, whose translation MSVKRALARLLHPIEKTVDRVKHRPADAPLIEPYLGYATPETVVLRGRILGRQRRGAPKPDQGRWANFKQMLALFATDEVADVAVATRDTVGISDEEGYFVLIIPRDDGMSGWIRVEAWLPDTPEETATLEALVPPAHAAFGIISDIDDTVLETGAYSLARNLWTSLTGNALTRRVFPDSIALIDALHGGKNPVYYVSSSPWNLFHFLRTIFDRTGLQKGPMFLRDLGLSETQFISGTHGDHKGAAIEQILNTHPDLPFVLIGDTGQHDAQVYLDAAKRHPAQVKRVILREPGPGPDTKSKDAIEKLRKLGVRVDTGQDFTQLPDLDGQRAGTWQADADTTKPSAPKRKVSAASAFR comes from the coding sequence ATGTCTGTCAAACGTGCCCTTGCCCGCCTGCTTCATCCGATCGAAAAGACTGTGGACCGGGTCAAACACCGGCCAGCGGATGCGCCGCTGATTGAGCCGTATCTGGGCTATGCAACACCGGAAACGGTCGTCTTGCGCGGTCGCATCCTGGGCCGTCAGCGCCGCGGTGCCCCGAAACCAGATCAGGGACGCTGGGCAAATTTCAAACAAATGCTGGCACTGTTCGCCACAGACGAGGTCGCGGACGTGGCCGTCGCGACGCGTGATACGGTCGGCATCAGCGACGAGGAGGGCTACTTTGTCCTGATCATTCCGCGCGATGACGGTATGAGCGGCTGGATCCGCGTCGAGGCGTGGTTGCCCGACACACCCGAGGAAACCGCGACGCTCGAAGCGCTTGTGCCACCGGCGCATGCTGCGTTCGGGATCATTTCTGACATCGACGACACCGTGCTGGAAACCGGGGCCTATTCCCTTGCCCGCAACCTTTGGACGTCCCTGACCGGCAACGCCCTCACGCGGCGAGTCTTTCCCGACAGTATCGCGCTGATTGACGCGCTGCATGGCGGAAAGAACCCGGTCTACTATGTCAGCTCGTCCCCGTGGAACCTGTTTCACTTTCTGCGCACAATTTTCGACCGGACCGGTTTGCAAAAAGGACCGATGTTCCTGCGCGATCTCGGCCTTTCGGAAACGCAGTTCATCTCGGGCACGCATGGGGACCACAAAGGCGCGGCCATCGAACAGATCCTGAACACGCATCCCGACCTGCCCTTTGTGTTGATCGGGGATACGGGCCAACACGACGCGCAGGTCTATCTGGACGCCGCCAAGCGCCATCCGGCCCAGGTCAAACGCGTCATCCTGCGAGAACCCGGTCCGGGGCCGGATACAAAAAGCAAGGACGCGATTGAAAAGCTGCGCAAACTGGGGGTTCGCGTGGACACTGGCCAGGATTTTACGCAGTTGCCGGACCTTGACGGTCAACGTGCTGGCACGTGGCAAGCAGATGCCGACACGACCAAGCCATCCGCGCCAAAGCGCAAGGTCTCGGCAGCCAGCGCGTTCCGGTGA
- a CDS encoding nuclear transport factor 2 family protein yields MDYDAFAIEWEAAWNAHDLDRILSHYAEDVTFRSQKAMRLVGHGELRGKAALGAYWSRALELQPNLSFIVVNVFHGHGMMVLTYRNHRNALAAETLRFGADGLVVSASACHVPAR; encoded by the coding sequence TTGGATTACGACGCCTTCGCCATCGAATGGGAGGCGGCATGGAACGCGCATGATCTGGACCGCATCCTCTCGCACTACGCCGAGGATGTGACCTTTCGCTCGCAAAAAGCAATGCGGCTGGTCGGTCACGGAGAGTTGCGGGGCAAAGCAGCACTGGGTGCCTACTGGTCGCGCGCCCTCGAACTGCAGCCCAATCTATCGTTTATCGTGGTGAACGTATTTCACGGGCACGGAATGATGGTGCTGACCTACCGCAATCACCGGAACGCGCTGGCTGCCGAGACCTTGCGCTTTGGCGCGGATGGCTTGGTCGTGTCGGCATCTGCTTGCCACGTGCCAGCACGTTGA
- a CDS encoding branched-chain amino acid aminotransferase — protein sequence MAGYDDRDGKIWMDGQMVDWRQANIHILSHAMHYASSVFEGERAYNGKIFLSRQHSERLHFSAGELDFQIPYTVDEIEAAKQEVLTANGLTDAYVRAVAWRGAGEDMGVASARNPVHLAIAAWEWGSYYGDAKYKGAKIDIAKWKRPSPETIPVHAKAAGLYMICTTSKHAAEAKGCSDALFMDYRGYVAECTGANIFFVKDGEVHTPKADVFLNGLTRQTVIGRLQDKQIKVHERVIMPEELEGFEQCWVTGTAAEVTPVGQIGDFNFEVGAMCRDVAEDYEKLVRE from the coding sequence ATGGCTGGCTATGATGATCGCGACGGAAAAATCTGGATGGATGGCCAAATGGTCGATTGGCGTCAGGCGAACATTCATATCCTAAGCCACGCCATGCATTACGCGTCGTCCGTCTTCGAGGGGGAGCGGGCCTATAACGGCAAGATCTTCCTCAGCCGCCAACACTCCGAGCGGCTGCATTTTTCGGCGGGTGAGCTGGATTTTCAGATCCCCTATACCGTGGACGAGATCGAGGCCGCCAAGCAGGAAGTGTTGACGGCCAATGGTCTCACCGATGCCTATGTGCGTGCGGTTGCCTGGCGCGGCGCGGGCGAGGACATGGGTGTCGCGTCCGCTCGCAACCCGGTTCACCTGGCGATCGCCGCCTGGGAATGGGGCAGCTATTATGGCGACGCCAAGTACAAGGGCGCCAAGATCGATATCGCCAAGTGGAAGCGCCCATCGCCCGAGACAATCCCGGTGCATGCCAAGGCCGCGGGCCTTTACATGATCTGTACCACGTCCAAGCACGCGGCCGAGGCCAAGGGCTGTTCTGATGCGCTGTTCATGGATTATCGCGGTTATGTGGCCGAATGTACGGGCGCGAACATTTTTTTCGTGAAGGACGGCGAAGTGCACACGCCCAAGGCGGATGTGTTCCTGAATGGCCTGACGCGCCAGACGGTCATCGGACGTTTGCAGGACAAGCAGATCAAGGTGCACGAACGGGTGATCATGCCGGAAGAGCTGGAAGGCTTTGAACAATGCTGGGTCACAGGAACAGCTGCTGAGGTGACGCCTGTAGGTCAGATTGGTGACTTCAACTTCGAAGTTGGTGCCATGTGCCGCGACGTGGCCGAGGATTACGAGAAGCTGGTGCGGGAATAA
- a CDS encoding MarR family transcriptional regulator, translating into MDDGRATTTRGGENLLFLTDEQLRQGIEAMFFAYRGFTADPDRILSDLAYGRAHHRAIHFINRAPGTTVNNLLNILGVTKQSLNRVLRTLIEDGLVESRVGKSDKRERHLFLTEDGHALEGRLSDAQRARMRAAFRDAGPEAVAGFRTVLEAMMDTEMHRTYQRLKESGA; encoded by the coding sequence ATGGACGACGGACGGGCAACCACCACCCGAGGTGGAGAGAACCTGCTTTTCCTGACGGACGAACAGTTGCGACAGGGGATCGAGGCGATGTTCTTTGCCTATCGCGGGTTCACGGCTGACCCTGACCGTATCCTGTCGGACCTGGCCTATGGGCGGGCGCACCACAGGGCGATCCACTTTATCAACCGCGCGCCGGGCACAACGGTCAACAACCTGCTCAATATTCTGGGCGTTACCAAACAATCGCTGAACCGCGTTTTGCGCACGTTGATAGAAGACGGGCTGGTCGAAAGCCGGGTAGGGAAATCCGACAAGCGCGAACGCCACCTCTTTCTGACAGAGGATGGGCACGCGCTTGAGGGTCGGTTGTCAGACGCCCAGCGCGCCCGCATGCGCGCGGCCTTCCGTGACGCCGGACCCGAGGCGGTGGCGGGCTTTCGCACCGTGCTTGAGGCAATGATGGACACGGAAATGCATCGCACCTATCAAAGACTTAAGGAGAGCGGTGCATGA
- a CDS encoding response regulator — MSDFDAHLLIVDDDERIRSLLQKFLMRNGFLVTAARDAAHARRVLSGLDFDMIVLDVMMPGEDGLSLCRSLRETHATPILLLTAKGETGNRIEGLEAGADDYLAKPFEPKELLLRINAILRRVPDVAPEEAAPKILTLGPIRYDMERGEMWQGEDLVRLTATEMQLMKLFSAKPGEAISRAQLVEDLGRDRGQAQERAVDVQITRLRRKIESNPKQPRYLQTVRGAGYMLAPD, encoded by the coding sequence ATGAGTGACTTTGACGCCCACTTGCTGATCGTCGATGACGATGAGCGCATTCGGAGCCTGTTGCAGAAATTCCTTATGCGGAACGGATTCCTGGTGACAGCCGCCCGCGATGCCGCACACGCCCGGCGGGTTCTGTCCGGGCTGGACTTCGACATGATCGTGCTGGACGTGATGATGCCCGGCGAAGATGGGCTCAGCCTGTGCCGCTCCCTGCGCGAAACCCACGCCACGCCCATCCTGCTGCTGACGGCCAAGGGCGAGACGGGCAACCGGATCGAAGGGTTGGAAGCGGGCGCGGACGACTACCTTGCCAAACCGTTCGAGCCCAAGGAACTCTTGCTGCGCATCAATGCCATCCTGCGCCGGGTGCCCGATGTGGCACCGGAAGAAGCCGCACCCAAGATCCTGACCCTTGGCCCTATCCGTTACGACATGGAACGGGGCGAGATGTGGCAGGGTGAAGACCTTGTACGTCTGACTGCGACCGAAATGCAGTTGATGAAACTGTTCTCTGCCAAGCCCGGCGAAGCCATCAGCCGCGCCCAGCTGGTGGAAGACCTTGGCCGCGACCGAGGCCAGGCGCAGGAACGCGCGGTGGACGTGCAGATCACCCGGCTGCGGCGCAAGATCGAAAGCAACCCAAAGCAGCCGCGTTATCTGCAGACCGTGCGCGGTGCGGGGTATATGCTGGCGCCGGATTGA
- a CDS encoding histone deacetylase family protein, whose translation MPTALLTHPDGLLHVTPPGMPEQVARLDYIQRALADLDLIRVDPPIADDASIALCHPQDYIDFVRSRMPTDGFAGLDRETDAETFLSATSEGAVWRAAGGAVKAVDMVLDEEVQNAFVAMRPPGHHAEQSLPMGFCIFGNVAIAAKHALEVHGLDRVAVVDFDVHHGNGTQALLQDDPRALVVTSQQMPLWPGTGHASDRGPHGTVLNIPLAPQTDGNHAIAEYERQVIPALIKHRPELILISAGFDAHQDDPLAQLNWTADTYARLTDLLTQTAHDLCKGRVVSVLEGGYDLDALAACARAHVQSLMKASA comes from the coding sequence ATGCCCACAGCCCTGCTGACCCATCCCGACGGCCTTTTGCACGTCACACCGCCGGGCATGCCCGAACAGGTGGCGCGGCTCGACTACATCCAGCGCGCCCTGGCCGATCTGGACCTGATCCGTGTTGATCCGCCCATCGCAGACGATGCGTCCATCGCGCTGTGTCACCCGCAGGACTACATCGACTTCGTCCGTTCCAGGATGCCCACCGATGGTTTTGCCGGCCTCGACCGCGAGACCGATGCCGAAACCTTCCTTTCCGCCACATCCGAAGGCGCCGTCTGGCGCGCAGCCGGGGGTGCGGTCAAGGCGGTGGATATGGTCCTGGACGAGGAAGTGCAGAATGCCTTCGTCGCAATGCGCCCACCGGGTCACCACGCGGAACAGTCTCTGCCCATGGGCTTTTGCATCTTTGGCAACGTCGCCATTGCCGCCAAGCATGCGCTTGAGGTGCATGGGCTGGACCGCGTTGCCGTTGTCGATTTCGACGTCCATCACGGCAATGGGACCCAAGCCCTCTTGCAAGACGATCCCCGCGCGCTGGTCGTCACCTCACAGCAAATGCCGCTCTGGCCCGGCACCGGGCACGCGTCGGATCGTGGCCCGCACGGCACCGTTCTGAATATCCCGCTGGCGCCACAGACGGACGGCAATCACGCGATTGCCGAATACGAACGGCAGGTCATCCCGGCGCTGATCAAACACCGGCCGGAGTTGATCCTGATTTCCGCCGGGTTCGACGCGCATCAGGACGATCCGCTTGCGCAGCTCAACTGGACGGCGGACACCTATGCCCGTCTCACCGACTTGCTGACGCAAACCGCGCACGACCTGTGCAAGGGCCGGGTGGTGTCGGTGCTGGAAGGCGGTTATGATCTGGACGCGCTGGCAGCCTGTGCCCGCGCCCATGTTCAATCGCTGATGAAGGCCTCCGCATGA
- a CDS encoding exodeoxyribonuclease VII small subunit translates to MTDRPVDEMSFEEAMAELEQVLGQLERGDVALDDSIKLYERGALLKKRCETKLREAEEKVAAITTNADGNPTGLKPVEGL, encoded by the coding sequence ATGACTGACCGCCCCGTAGACGAGATGAGCTTTGAAGAAGCGATGGCCGAACTGGAACAGGTGCTGGGCCAGTTGGAACGGGGCGACGTGGCGCTGGACGATTCCATCAAGCTGTACGAACGCGGCGCGCTGCTGAAAAAGCGGTGCGAGACCAAGCTGCGCGAGGCCGAGGAAAAGGTCGCAGCCATCACGACAAACGCGGATGGCAATCCCACGGGCCTGAAACCGGTCGAAGGCCTGTAA
- a CDS encoding polyprenyl synthetase family protein has translation MFRERLNDAAAAIQAQFDAVLGALDPVPVVRAMAHATNGGKRLRGFMVLESARLHGIDPNRAIWPATGIEALHAYSLVHDDLPCMDNDDLRRGEPTVHVKWDEATAVLAGDALHSLAFELCAHPKAGNGDVRADLAQSLARAAGAQGMVLGQALDIAAETADAPLTLGQITELQRGKTGALIEWSATAGARLAQADLAPLQIYARALGLAFQIADDVLDVTSDAETMGKATGKDADAGKATFVSLLGLDEAKRRADQLVTEACDALHVYQADADVLRDAARFVVTRTS, from the coding sequence ATGTTCCGCGAACGGCTGAACGATGCCGCTGCCGCCATTCAGGCGCAGTTTGATGCCGTGCTTGGCGCCCTTGATCCCGTTCCCGTCGTCCGTGCCATGGCCCATGCAACCAATGGCGGCAAACGCCTGCGCGGTTTCATGGTGCTGGAGAGCGCACGCCTGCATGGCATAGACCCTAACAGGGCGATCTGGCCCGCAACCGGTATCGAAGCCTTGCATGCCTACTCGCTTGTCCATGATGATTTGCCCTGTATGGACAACGACGATCTGCGCAGGGGCGAACCCACCGTGCACGTCAAGTGGGACGAAGCGACCGCGGTGCTGGCAGGCGATGCGCTGCACTCGTTGGCCTTTGAACTCTGCGCACATCCAAAGGCGGGCAACGGTGACGTCCGTGCCGATCTTGCCCAATCGCTGGCGCGGGCCGCGGGCGCGCAGGGCATGGTGCTGGGTCAGGCCCTGGACATCGCGGCGGAGACGGCAGACGCGCCCCTGACCCTTGGCCAGATCACAGAGTTGCAACGCGGCAAAACGGGTGCCCTGATCGAATGGTCCGCAACCGCAGGTGCGCGCCTGGCGCAGGCTGATCTTGCGCCGCTCCAGATCTATGCCCGGGCGCTTGGCCTTGCATTCCAGATCGCGGACGACGTTCTGGATGTGACCAGCGATGCGGAAACCATGGGCAAGGCCACAGGCAAGGATGCCGACGCGGGCAAGGCGACCTTTGTGTCCCTTCTGGGCCTGGACGAGGCGAAACGCCGCGCTGACCAACTCGTGACCGAAGCCTGTGATGCGTTACATGTATACCAAGCGGACGCAGACGTGTTGCGGGACGCCGCCCGCTTTGTCGTGACCCGCACAAGCTAG
- the dxs gene encoding 1-deoxy-D-xylulose-5-phosphate synthase, which produces MSDRPNTPLLDTVHRPADLKRLSDAQLRQIADEVRAETVSAVSVTGGHLGAGLGVVELTVALHAVFDTPRDKLVWDVGHQCYPHKILTERRDRIRTLRMKDGLSGFTKRSESPYDPFGAAHSSTSISAALGFAVARDLGGQPPEGSGDAIAVIGDGSMSAGMAYEAMNNAGHLGKRLFVILNDNEMSIAPPVGAMSSYLSRLYAQNPFQDLKAAAKGAVSLLPEPFREGARRAKDMLKGMAVGGTLFEELGFSYLGPIDGHDMDQLLPVLRTVKDRATGPILIHVLTKKGKGYAPAETARDKGHGVSKFDVITGEQKKAPSNAPSYTKVFAEHLIKQAETDDKLCAVTAAMPDGTGLNLFAERYPSRCFDVGIAEQHGVTFSAALAAGGMKPFCAIYSTFLQRGYDQVVHDVAIQRLPVRFAIDRAGLVGADGATHAGAFDVAYLANLPGFTVMAAADEAELAHMVATAAAHDDGPIAFRFPRGEGTGVDMPERGEPLEIGKGRMIQEGTGVALLSFGTRLEEVRKAAENLAAKGITPTIADARFAKPLDRDLILRLAEQHAALITIEEGAVGGFGSHVAQLLAEEGVFDSGLKYRSMVLPDTFIDQASPADMYAVAGMNAEQIEAKVLNVLGVTSLDEARA; this is translated from the coding sequence ATGTCAGACCGCCCCAACACCCCGCTTCTCGACACCGTGCACAGGCCTGCGGACCTCAAGCGCCTTTCCGATGCACAGCTGCGCCAGATTGCGGACGAGGTGCGGGCCGAAACCGTATCTGCGGTGTCCGTCACGGGCGGTCATCTGGGCGCGGGCCTTGGTGTTGTGGAACTGACCGTGGCGCTGCATGCCGTCTTTGACACACCGCGCGACAAGCTGGTGTGGGACGTGGGCCACCAGTGTTACCCGCACAAGATCCTGACCGAACGCCGCGACCGCATCCGCACCTTGCGGATGAAAGACGGGCTGAGCGGGTTTACCAAACGATCCGAGTCTCCTTATGACCCGTTTGGTGCCGCGCATTCCTCGACCTCGATCAGTGCCGCGCTCGGCTTTGCCGTGGCCCGCGATCTGGGCGGCCAACCGCCCGAGGGGTCGGGTGACGCGATTGCCGTGATTGGCGACGGATCGATGAGCGCGGGCATGGCCTATGAGGCGATGAACAACGCAGGTCACCTGGGCAAGCGCCTGTTCGTCATACTGAACGACAACGAGATGTCGATTGCCCCACCCGTGGGCGCGATGTCGTCCTACCTGTCCCGTCTCTATGCCCAGAACCCTTTTCAGGATCTCAAGGCCGCAGCCAAGGGGGCCGTCAGCCTGTTGCCCGAACCGTTCCGCGAAGGGGCAAGGCGCGCCAAGGACATGCTCAAGGGCATGGCCGTTGGCGGCACTTTGTTCGAGGAACTGGGGTTCAGCTATCTCGGGCCCATCGACGGTCACGACATGGATCAGCTGCTGCCGGTTCTGCGCACGGTCAAGGATCGGGCAACCGGGCCCATCCTGATCCACGTACTGACGAAAAAGGGCAAAGGCTATGCCCCGGCGGAAACGGCCCGCGACAAGGGTCACGGCGTGTCCAAGTTCGACGTGATCACCGGCGAGCAGAAGAAGGCGCCCAGCAACGCGCCAAGCTATACCAAAGTGTTCGCCGAACACCTGATCAAACAGGCCGAGACCGACGACAAGCTGTGCGCGGTGACCGCCGCCATGCCCGACGGCACCGGCCTGAACCTGTTTGCAGAACGCTATCCCAGCCGCTGCTTTGACGTGGGCATCGCGGAACAGCACGGTGTCACCTTTTCCGCGGCCCTGGCTGCGGGGGGGATGAAACCGTTCTGCGCGATCTACTCGACCTTCCTGCAACGCGGGTATGATCAGGTGGTGCACGACGTCGCGATCCAGCGTTTGCCGGTGCGATTTGCAATCGACCGTGCCGGGTTGGTAGGCGCGGATGGCGCAACACATGCGGGTGCGTTCGATGTTGCATATCTGGCCAACCTGCCCGGTTTCACGGTCATGGCTGCGGCAGACGAGGCCGAATTGGCCCATATGGTCGCGACCGCAGCCGCCCATGACGACGGCCCCATTGCCTTCCGGTTCCCACGGGGTGAGGGCACCGGTGTCGACATGCCCGAGCGCGGCGAACCGCTGGAGATCGGCAAGGGGCGCATGATTCAGGAGGGCACGGGCGTCGCACTTCTGTCCTTTGGCACGCGGTTGGAAGAGGTGCGCAAGGCTGCCGAAAACCTTGCCGCCAAGGGGATCACCCCGACCATTGCGGATGCGCGCTTTGCCAAACCGCTGGACCGGGATCTGATCCTTCGGCTGGCCGAACAGCACGCGGCACTGATCACGATCGAGGAAGGGGCCGTGGGTGGGTTTGGCAGCCATGTTGCGCAGCTTCTGGCCGAAGAAGGTGTATTCGACAGCGGGCTCAAGTATCGCTCGATGGTGTTGCCCGACACCTTCATTGACCAGGCCAGCCCGGCAGACATGTACGCCGTTGCAGGCATGAACGCCGAACAGATCGAAGCAAAGGTTTTGAACGTGCTTGGCGTCACGTCACTTGACGAGGCACGCGCCTGA
- a CDS encoding exopolysaccharide biosynthesis protein yields the protein MTGDDARTLNHLLDALDTAGEGEQVSVQDILDEVGERSIMPVVLAVSILLVSPLSGVPGVPTLSAMVLLLLVGQAVAGRRHLWLPGILGRRCIPRSRLHMATGWLRRPATWFDTHSHPRLRVLAQNPLRRIALAFCLVLPLTWPFLEFLPFFTSFGAGAVALIAFGLLTRDGYFLIAGYGVATSILVSAAFLVQAAT from the coding sequence ATGACCGGTGATGACGCGCGTACGCTGAACCACCTTCTGGATGCGCTCGACACCGCAGGAGAGGGAGAGCAGGTGTCCGTTCAGGACATCCTGGACGAAGTTGGCGAACGGTCCATCATGCCGGTGGTCCTGGCGGTGTCCATCTTGCTGGTGTCGCCGCTGTCGGGTGTTCCCGGCGTGCCGACTTTGTCCGCGATGGTCTTGCTTCTTCTTGTGGGGCAGGCGGTTGCGGGGCGTCGCCACCTGTGGCTTCCGGGCATACTGGGTCGGCGTTGCATCCCGCGTAGCCGTCTGCACATGGCAACCGGTTGGTTGCGGCGCCCGGCGACGTGGTTCGACACGCATTCCCATCCCCGGTTGCGCGTTCTGGCGCAAAATCCGCTGCGACGCATTGCGTTGGCGTTTTGTCTGGTGCTGCCGCTGACATGGCCCTTTCTTGAGTTCCTGCCGTTTTTCACATCGTTTGGTGCGGGCGCTGTTGCCCTGATCGCCTTTGGATTGCTGACCCGCGACGGCTATTTTCTGATTGCGGGATACGGCGTTGCGACGTCCATTCTGGTGAGCGCCGCGTTTCTTGTTCAGGCCGCGACCTGA
- a CDS encoding SDR family oxidoreductase, translated as MTQKTLLSFGHGYSAKALAALLLPAGWRIIGTTRSADKAKLLQRTGVEPLMFPGDDLRAAIGAATHLLISAGPDADGDPVLRDVGDHIRARAAEFEWVGYLSTTGVYGDHRGAWIDEKTALAPSTRRGQWRKEAEAAWAAIPDLPLHIFRLAGIYGPGRGPFAKVRAGTARRIIKAHQVFSRIHVEDIAQVVAASIAQPAPGTAYNVCDDDPAPPQDVIEHAARLLDLPVPPAEDFETAEMTPMARSFYAESKRVRNSLIKEALGVKLIYPTYKEGLAALLQQSE; from the coding sequence ATGACACAGAAGACACTGCTGTCCTTTGGACATGGATATTCGGCCAAGGCGTTGGCCGCTCTTTTGCTGCCCGCGGGCTGGCGCATCATCGGCACCACGCGGTCGGCAGACAAGGCAAAGCTGCTGCAACGGACCGGGGTGGAGCCGCTGATGTTTCCCGGCGATGACCTGCGGGCCGCCATCGGCGCGGCAACACATCTGTTGATTTCGGCCGGGCCGGATGCAGACGGAGACCCCGTGCTGCGCGATGTGGGCGATCATATCCGGGCGCGCGCAGCAGAGTTTGAATGGGTCGGGTATCTGTCGACCACGGGTGTTTACGGGGACCATCGTGGCGCCTGGATCGATGAAAAGACCGCGTTGGCGCCCAGCACCCGGCGGGGCCAATGGCGCAAAGAGGCCGAAGCGGCCTGGGCTGCCATCCCCGACCTGCCTCTGCACATCTTTCGCCTTGCCGGCATCTACGGGCCCGGGCGCGGCCCATTTGCCAAGGTGCGCGCGGGTACGGCACGCCGGATCATCAAAGCGCACCAGGTGTTTTCGCGTATCCATGTCGAAGATATCGCGCAGGTTGTCGCTGCTTCCATTGCGCAACCCGCGCCCGGCACGGCCTATAACGTCTGCGATGATGATCCCGCCCCGCCGCAGGATGTCATCGAACATGCCGCCCGTCTGTTGGACCTGCCCGTTCCACCCGCCGAAGACTTTGAAACGGCGGAAATGACGCCGATGGCCCGCAGCTTCTATGCCGAAAGCAAGCGGGTGCGGAACAGCCTGATCAAGGAGGCGCTGGGCGTCAAACTGATTTACCCCACGTACAAGGAAGGGCTGGCGGCCTTGCTGCAGCAGTCGGAATGA
- a CDS encoding methyltransferase domain-containing protein, whose protein sequence is MTKDPSLDAAYALDSPDDSVRLYSAWADSYDNGFARDNDYILPEQVARHFATIGGFGPVLDVGAGTGLCGAALRARGIDPIDGTDISAEMLDVAATKDIYRTTRVENILNGLALPDGPYQGAVSSGTFTNGHVGPDGLDSVIAAVRPRGWVVISVNAAHFGATGFADKLALLEPEITDVRTTEVAIYGPQATGPHATDTALLLAFRRA, encoded by the coding sequence ATGACCAAGGATCCATCGCTCGACGCGGCCTACGCATTGGACAGCCCGGACGACTCTGTACGGCTCTACTCCGCTTGGGCGGACAGCTATGATAACGGATTTGCCCGGGACAACGACTATATCCTGCCCGAACAGGTGGCGCGGCACTTTGCGACCATCGGCGGTTTCGGCCCCGTACTGGACGTGGGCGCGGGCACGGGGCTGTGTGGCGCAGCCCTGCGGGCCCGGGGCATTGACCCGATTGACGGCACAGACATCTCTGCCGAGATGCTGGATGTCGCAGCCACCAAGGACATCTATCGCACGACACGGGTCGAAAACATCCTGAACGGTCTTGCCCTGCCGGATGGCCCGTACCAGGGGGCGGTCAGTTCCGGCACCTTCACCAACGGTCATGTGGGGCCAGACGGCCTGGACTCCGTGATCGCGGCAGTGCGGCCACGCGGGTGGGTCGTGATCTCGGTCAACGCGGCGCATTTCGGCGCGACCGGTTTTGCCGACAAACTCGCCTTGTTAGAGCCTGAAATCACCGATGTCCGCACAACCGAAGTTGCCATTTACGGCCCGCAGGCCACCGGGCCGCACGCCACAGACACGGCCCTGTTGCTGGCGTTCCGCCGGGCCTAG